The following proteins are co-located in the Chryseobacterium daecheongense genome:
- the rplO gene encoding 50S ribosomal protein L15 yields the protein MNLNNIKPAAGSTFNSKRIGRGQGSGKGGTSTKGHKGQKSRAGYSQKIGFEGGQMPLQRRLPKFGFKNVNRKEYRAINLDSIQTLIENKSITGDITKEVLVANGLATKNEIVKIMGRGELKSAVSISADKFTKSAEELIAKAGGKAITL from the coding sequence ATGAATTTAAACAACATAAAACCTGCTGCAGGTTCTACTTTTAATTCAAAAAGAATTGGTAGAGGACAAGGTAGTGGAAAAGGAGGTACTTCTACAAAAGGACACAAAGGTCAGAAATCTAGAGCTGGTTATTCTCAGAAGATCGGTTTCGAAGGTGGACAGATGCCTTTACAAAGAAGATTACCGAAATTTGGTTTCAAAAATGTAAACAGAAAAGAATATAGAGCTATTAACCTGGACTCTATCCAAACTTTAATAGAAAATAAATCTATCACTGGAGATATTACTAAAGAAGTTTTGGTAGCAAACGGTTTAGCTACTAAAAACGAAATAGTGAAAATTATGGGTAGAGGAGAATTGAAATCTGCGGTTTCAATCTCTGCTGACAAATTCACTAAATCTGCTGAAGAGCTTATTGCTAAGGCAGGTGGAAAAGCAATTACATTATAA
- the rpsK gene encoding 30S ribosomal protein S11, with amino-acid sequence MAKQTKVVKKRKVKVEAIGEAHIQASFNNIIISLTNKSGEVISWASAGKMGFRGSKKNTPFAAQMAAENCSNVAHEAGLRRVKVFVKGPGAGRESAIRTIHNSGIEVSEIIDVTPMPHNGCRPPKRRRV; translated from the coding sequence ATGGCAAAACAAACTAAAGTAGTTAAGAAAAGAAAAGTAAAAGTTGAAGCTATTGGTGAAGCGCATATTCAGGCTTCTTTCAATAACATCATCATTTCTTTAACAAATAAAAGCGGAGAAGTTATCTCTTGGGCATCTGCCGGTAAAATGGGATTCAGAGGTTCTAAAAAGAATACTCCATTTGCTGCTCAAATGGCAGCAGAAAATTGCTCTAATGTTGCTCATGAAGCTGGATTAAGAAGAGTAAAGGTGTTTGTGAAAGGTCCTGGGGCAGGTAGAGAATCTGCAATCAGAACTATTCACAATTCAGGAATTGAAGTTAGCGAAATCATTGATGTGACTCCAATGCCGCACAATGGATGTAGACCACCAAAAAGAAGAAGAGTTTAA
- the secY gene encoding preprotein translocase subunit SecY, whose translation MKEFIQTLKNIWSLKELRDKILFTLGIILVYRFASYISLPAINLAQVGDLLEHYKSQGGNKQGAGLLGLLSSFTGGAFSHASVMALGIMPYISASIIVQLMGMAIPYLQKLQKDGESGRNTLNQITRWLTIGVCLVQAPSYLTSITQLFLPYAQFQSAYYVEPNSIMFWLPSIVILVAGSVFAMWLGEKITDKGIGNGISILIMVGILSRLPEAFVQEMAVQNGKGGMGSIMILIEVIFWMLVVLLAVVLSVAVRKIPIQYVSRAQARGGVNKNLMQGARQWIPLKVNAAGVMPIIFAQALMFVPGLLTKFDESNTFLAGFKNVFSWQYNVLFALLIIIFSFFYTAITIPVNQMADDLKRNGGLVPKVRPGKETADYLDDILSKITLPGAIFLSIFAILPAIVHGSLVQTDAFALFFGGTSLLIMVGVILDTVQQINTYLLNHHYDGLMQSKLSRTTGY comes from the coding sequence ATGAAAGAATTTATACAAACCCTCAAAAATATTTGGAGCCTAAAGGAATTAAGAGATAAAATTCTTTTTACGTTAGGTATTATCCTTGTGTATAGATTCGCATCTTATATCTCTCTACCTGCAATTAACCTTGCACAAGTAGGAGATCTCTTAGAGCATTATAAAAGTCAAGGCGGTAACAAGCAAGGAGCAGGTCTCCTTGGCTTGCTTTCGTCGTTTACAGGGGGGGCTTTCAGCCACGCTTCTGTTATGGCACTTGGTATAATGCCTTATATTTCAGCTTCTATTATTGTTCAGTTGATGGGGATGGCTATTCCTTATCTTCAGAAACTTCAGAAAGATGGAGAGTCAGGTAGAAATACATTGAATCAAATTACAAGATGGTTAACAATCGGTGTGTGTTTAGTACAAGCACCTTCTTATTTAACTTCTATTACTCAATTATTTTTACCATATGCTCAGTTCCAGTCTGCATACTATGTAGAGCCAAATTCTATCATGTTCTGGTTACCAAGTATTGTTATTTTGGTTGCCGGTTCAGTATTTGCAATGTGGCTAGGTGAGAAAATTACCGATAAAGGAATAGGAAATGGTATTTCTATCCTTATTATGGTAGGTATCTTATCTAGACTTCCAGAAGCATTTGTTCAGGAAATGGCCGTGCAGAACGGAAAAGGAGGGATGGGATCTATTATGATCCTTATTGAGGTGATATTCTGGATGTTGGTTGTTCTTTTAGCAGTAGTGTTATCTGTTGCTGTGAGAAAGATTCCAATTCAATATGTAAGCAGAGCACAAGCAAGAGGAGGTGTAAATAAAAATCTTATGCAGGGAGCAAGACAGTGGATCCCATTGAAAGTTAACGCTGCCGGAGTTATGCCAATTATCTTTGCTCAGGCATTGATGTTTGTTCCAGGTTTATTAACTAAATTTGATGAATCCAATACTTTTCTTGCAGGTTTCAAGAATGTTTTTAGCTGGCAGTACAATGTATTGTTTGCATTACTGATTATAATCTTTTCATTTTTCTATACTGCAATTACAATTCCGGTGAACCAAATGGCCGATGATTTAAAGAGAAACGGAGGTTTGGTACCGAAAGTAAGACCAGGAAAAGAGACGGCTGATTATTTAGATGATATTTTATCTAAAATTACCTTGCCAGGTGCAATATTTTTATCTATCTTTGCAATCCTTCCGGCAATTGTACACGGAAGCTTAGTTCAGACAGATGCGTTCGCCCTATTTTTCGGGGGAACGTCACTATTGATTATGGTTGGAGTTATTTTAGATACTGTTCAACAGATTAATACATATCTGCTGAACCATCATTATGATGGCTTAATGCAGTCTAAATTATCAAGAACGACTGGATATTAA
- the rpsH gene encoding 30S ribosomal protein S8 — MVTDPISDFLTRVRNAQSAGHKVVEIPASKIKKEITKILFDQGYILNFKFEDNAVQGTIKIALKYDKQTNKPAIKSIQRASRPGLRQYKGSAELPRVLNGLGVAIISTSRGVMTDKKAREEKVGGEVICYVY; from the coding sequence ATGGTAACAGATCCAATTTCAGATTTCCTAACCAGAGTAAGGAACGCACAAAGCGCAGGCCACAAAGTGGTGGAAATTCCTGCATCGAAAATCAAAAAGGAGATTACGAAAATCTTATTTGATCAAGGGTATATCTTAAACTTCAAGTTTGAAGATAACGCTGTTCAAGGGACTATCAAAATCGCTTTAAAGTATGACAAGCAAACTAACAAACCAGCTATTAAATCTATCCAGAGAGCTTCAAGACCAGGTTTGAGACAGTACAAAGGTTCTGCTGAACTTCCACGAGTATTGAACGGTTTGGGTGTAGCTATTATCTCTACTTCAAGAGGAGTAATGACAGATAAGAAAGCTAGAGAAGAGAAAGTAGGCGGTGAAGTAATCTGCTATGTTTATTAA
- the infA gene encoding translation initiation factor IF-1 — protein sequence MAKQKHIEQDGVITEALSNAQFRVELENGHILIAHISGKMRMHYIKLLPGDKVKLEMSPYDLTKGRITFRY from the coding sequence ATGGCGAAACAAAAACATATTGAACAAGACGGCGTAATAACGGAAGCACTTTCGAACGCTCAGTTCCGTGTAGAGCTAGAAAATGGGCATATACTTATAGCTCATATTTCTGGTAAAATGAGAATGCATTATATTAAACTTTTACCTGGAGATAAGGTAAAACTAGAAATGTCTCCCTATGATTTGACAAAAGGGAGAATTACTTTTAGATATTAA
- the rpsE gene encoding 30S ribosomal protein S5: protein MLGLDNIERVKPGGLELKDRLVAVNRVTKVTKGGRAFGFSAIVVVGNEDGIIGYGLGKSKEVASAIAKAVEDAKKNLVKVPVMNHTIPHQTTARYGGADIFLRPASHGTGLIAGGAVRAVLESAGIHDILSKSKGSSNPHNVVKATFKALLDIRRPEEIARMRGVSLTKVFNG, encoded by the coding sequence ATGTTAGGACTAGATAATATAGAAAGAGTAAAACCGGGAGGATTAGAATTAAAAGATCGTCTCGTAGCTGTAAACAGAGTAACAAAAGTAACTAAAGGGGGTAGAGCTTTCGGCTTTTCTGCTATTGTAGTTGTTGGAAATGAAGATGGAATTATTGGTTACGGTTTAGGAAAATCTAAGGAAGTTGCTTCTGCAATTGCTAAAGCAGTTGAAGATGCTAAGAAAAACCTTGTGAAAGTTCCTGTAATGAACCACACTATTCCTCACCAAACTACTGCTAGATACGGTGGTGCAGATATCTTCTTAAGACCTGCTTCTCACGGTACAGGACTTATCGCCGGTGGTGCGGTAAGAGCGGTATTGGAATCTGCTGGTATTCACGATATCCTTTCAAAATCTAAAGGATCTTCTAACCCTCACAACGTGGTGAAAGCTACTTTCAAAGCATTGTTAGACATCAGAAGACCTGAGGAAATTGCAAGAATGAGAGGAGTTTCTTTAACTAAAGTGTTTAACGGTTAA
- the rplQ gene encoding 50S ribosomal protein L17 produces the protein MRHGKKFNHLGRTASHRSALLSNMACSLIEHKRINTTVAKAKALRVYVEPLLTKAKEDTTHNRRTVFSYLQNKEAVTELFRTVAPKIAERNGGYTRIIKTGFRQGDAADMALIELVDFNELYNPNAEEKKATRRSRRSTTAKKAETVVADAPVVEEKVEEPKAEAADSTEEKTEE, from the coding sequence ATGAGACACGGTAAAAAATTCAATCACTTAGGAAGGACAGCTTCTCACAGAAGTGCGTTACTTTCTAATATGGCTTGTTCTCTAATTGAGCATAAAAGAATCAACACTACTGTTGCTAAAGCTAAAGCTTTAAGAGTATATGTTGAGCCCCTATTAACAAAAGCAAAAGAAGATACTACACATAATAGAAGAACTGTATTTTCATATCTTCAAAATAAAGAAGCTGTTACTGAATTATTCAGAACTGTAGCACCTAAAATCGCTGAAAGAAATGGCGGTTATACAAGAATCATCAAGACTGGTTTCAGACAAGGTGATGCTGCTGATATGGCTCTTATCGAGTTAGTAGACTTCAATGAGCTTTACAATCCTAATGCTGAAGAGAAAAAAGCTACAAGAAGAAGCAGAAGATCTACAACTGCTAAAAAAGCAGAAACTGTAGTTGCTGATGCTCCTGTAGTAGAAGAAAAAGTTGAAGAGCCTAAGGCTGAAGCAGCTGATTCTACAGAGGAAAAGACTGAAGAATAA
- a CDS encoding beta-galactosidase: MKSHYKYFLLIILIMSFNSVFSQIKRNQFEIKDGHFFLNEKEFIIHSGELHYPRVPSEYWKHRLQMMKAMGLNTVTTYVFWNYHEEAPGKWNFSGEKDLKKFIKTAQEVGLYVIIRPGPYVCAEWEFGGYPWWLQKDKNLEIRTYNQPFLKECEKYINQLAKQIIPLQINNGGPVIMVQAENEFGSYVAQRKDIPLEQHRRYSHEIKNMLIKSGISVPFFTSDGSSLFEGGAIEGALPTANGEDNIETLKEKVNAYNGNKGPYMVAEYYPGWLDHWAEPFVKVPVEDVVKQTELYIKNGVSFNYYMIHGGTNFGFTSGANYDKNHDIQPDITSYDYDAPISEAGWETPKYTALRTIFQKLNPKKLPEVPARERVITFSHVKFSKTLSIFDLVQGQKFISAERPYTFEELNQGNGYVLYWIKFDKDHKGKLEIKGLRDYANIYIDKVWKGELNRYYKKYDLDISIKAGETLDILVENMGRINYGAEIVHNLKGIISPVEINGDPVKGLWKMYSLPFDKIPELKNKSKDIPERSPVIKEAKFQLKEKGDTFLDMRNFGKGIVFVNGKNVGRYWSKVGPQLTLYVPGVWLKKGENTIQVFEQINDKNISEINSVSTPVLDELIK, from the coding sequence ATGAAATCTCACTATAAATATTTTCTTCTGATCATTCTGATTATGTCCTTTAATTCAGTGTTTTCTCAAATAAAAAGAAATCAATTTGAAATTAAAGACGGTCATTTTTTTTTGAATGAAAAAGAGTTTATTATCCATTCGGGTGAACTTCATTATCCTAGAGTGCCATCAGAGTACTGGAAACACCGTCTTCAGATGATGAAAGCAATGGGGCTAAACACGGTTACTACCTATGTATTTTGGAATTATCATGAAGAAGCTCCTGGAAAGTGGAATTTCTCTGGAGAAAAAGATCTGAAAAAATTTATAAAAACAGCACAGGAAGTTGGATTGTATGTGATTATACGTCCTGGACCTTACGTGTGTGCAGAGTGGGAATTTGGAGGATATCCATGGTGGTTGCAAAAGGATAAAAATTTAGAAATAAGGACCTATAACCAGCCCTTTTTGAAAGAGTGCGAAAAATATATTAATCAACTGGCAAAGCAGATCATTCCTTTGCAGATCAATAATGGCGGACCTGTTATAATGGTTCAGGCAGAAAATGAGTTTGGCTCCTATGTTGCCCAAAGAAAAGACATACCATTGGAGCAGCATCGAAGATACAGCCATGAAATTAAAAATATGTTGATTAAATCGGGCATTTCTGTCCCATTCTTTACCTCGGACGGAAGCTCCCTTTTTGAGGGCGGAGCGATAGAAGGTGCATTACCGACGGCCAACGGGGAAGATAATATTGAGACCCTTAAAGAGAAAGTGAATGCATATAACGGAAATAAAGGACCGTATATGGTAGCTGAATATTATCCGGGATGGCTTGACCACTGGGCCGAACCTTTTGTGAAAGTTCCTGTAGAAGATGTAGTAAAACAAACTGAGTTATACATCAAGAATGGAGTGTCATTTAATTATTATATGATTCATGGAGGAACCAATTTCGGATTTACCAGTGGTGCTAATTATGATAAGAACCACGACATTCAACCGGATATTACAAGCTATGATTATGACGCTCCGATAAGCGAAGCAGGATGGGAAACTCCAAAGTATACAGCACTACGTACTATATTTCAAAAACTGAATCCAAAAAAGCTTCCTGAAGTACCCGCCAGGGAAAGGGTTATTACATTCTCACATGTGAAATTTTCTAAAACTCTTTCTATTTTTGATTTAGTACAGGGACAGAAATTTATATCAGCAGAAAGACCCTATACATTTGAAGAACTGAATCAAGGTAACGGCTACGTTCTTTACTGGATAAAATTTGATAAGGATCATAAAGGGAAACTTGAAATAAAAGGGTTGAGAGATTATGCAAATATTTATATTGATAAGGTTTGGAAAGGTGAATTGAACAGATACTATAAAAAATATGATCTTGATATCTCAATCAAAGCCGGGGAGACTTTGGATATCCTTGTTGAAAATATGGGACGGATCAATTACGGAGCTGAAATTGTACATAACCTTAAGGGAATAATAAGTCCTGTTGAAATCAATGGAGATCCTGTTAAAGGTCTATGGAAAATGTATTCGCTTCCTTTTGATAAGATACCTGAACTAAAAAATAAGTCGAAAGATATTCCTGAAAGGAGCCCTGTAATAAAAGAAGCAAAATTTCAACTCAAAGAAAAAGGAGATACTTTTCTTGATATGAGAAATTTCGGAAAAGGAATTGTGTTTGTGAATGGAAAAAATGTAGGGAGATACTGGAGCAAGGTAGGTCCCCAGCTTACATTGTATGTTCCTGGTGTATGGTTGAAAAAAGGAGAAAACACTATTCAGGTTTTTGAGCAGATTAATGATAAAAACATATCAGAAATTAACAGTGTAAGTACACCAGTTCTAGATGAATTGATTAAATAA
- the rplF gene encoding 50S ribosomal protein L6 encodes MSRIGKAIITIPAGVTITENNSVVTVKGPKGELTQELTEGITLEQKDGELNVNRPSDSKQHRALHGLYRALINNMIVGVSAGFEKKLELVGVGYRASHSGQKLELALGFSHGITLELPSEVKIDTLTEKGKNPIITLTSFDKQLLGMVAAKIRSFRKPEPYKGKGVRFVGENVRRKAGKSA; translated from the coding sequence ATGTCAAGAATTGGTAAAGCAATTATAACAATTCCTGCTGGAGTTACCATCACTGAAAATAACAGTGTAGTAACTGTAAAAGGTCCTAAAGGAGAACTTACTCAGGAACTTACAGAAGGAATTACTTTAGAACAAAAAGATGGAGAACTGAATGTAAACAGACCATCTGATTCTAAACAACACAGAGCGCTTCACGGTTTATACAGAGCGTTAATCAACAACATGATTGTTGGTGTATCTGCAGGTTTCGAAAAGAAACTAGAACTTGTAGGGGTAGGATATAGAGCATCTCACTCAGGTCAAAAACTTGAGTTGGCTTTAGGATTCTCTCACGGTATTACATTAGAGCTTCCTAGCGAAGTTAAAATTGATACATTGACTGAAAAAGGTAAAAACCCAATTATTACTTTAACGTCTTTCGACAAGCAACTTCTTGGAATGGTGGCTGCGAAGATCCGTTCATTCAGAAAACCTGAACCATACAAAGGAAAAGGTGTAAGATTCGTAGGTGAAAATGTTAGACGTAAAGCTGGTAAATCTGCTTAA
- the rplR gene encoding 50S ribosomal protein L18 — protein sequence MALSKLEKRIRIKRRVRGKISGSSELPRLSVYKSNKEIYAQLIDDKDGKTLVAASSREKGVDANGTKIEVSAAVGKAIAAKAIAAGIENIVFDRNGFVYHGRVKALADGAREGGLKF from the coding sequence ATGGCATTAAGTAAATTAGAAAAAAGAATAAGAATCAAAAGAAGAGTAAGAGGAAAAATCTCTGGATCTTCTGAATTGCCAAGATTATCGGTATATAAGAGTAATAAGGAAATTTACGCTCAGTTAATCGACGATAAAGATGGTAAAACTTTAGTAGCTGCTTCTTCAAGAGAGAAAGGAGTAGACGCTAATGGAACTAAAATTGAAGTTTCTGCTGCTGTTGGTAAAGCTATCGCTGCTAAAGCTATCGCTGCAGGAATTGAAAATATTGTGTTTGATAGAAACGGTTTCGTATACCATGGAAGAGTGAAAGCTCTAGCTGATGGTGCGAGAGAAGGTGGACTTAAATTCTAA
- the rpmD gene encoding 50S ribosomal protein L30 → MATIKVKQVRSAIGRTKTQKRTLEALGFKKLHQVVEHEATPSILGMIAAVSHLLEVQK, encoded by the coding sequence ATGGCAACAATTAAAGTAAAGCAAGTAAGAAGCGCTATTGGAAGAACGAAAACCCAAAAGAGAACGCTTGAAGCATTAGGATTTAAGAAACTTCACCAAGTTGTAGAGCACGAAGCTACGCCTTCTATTTTAGGAATGATAGCTGCAGTTAGTCATTTACTTGAAGTTCAAAAATAA
- the rplE gene encoding 50S ribosomal protein L5 yields MEYIARPKKAYKETIVPAMMEEFGYKSVMQVPKLEKIILSQGLGDATADKKIIDYAVEELTNITGQKAVGTISKKDEAAFKLRKGMPVGAKVTLRANKMYEFLDRLTSSALPRIRDFSGIKADGFDGRGNYNLGITEQIIFPEIVIDKVKKIQGMDITFVTTAKTDKEAKALLTHFGLPFKKN; encoded by the coding sequence ATGGAATATATAGCAAGACCCAAGAAAGCATATAAAGAAACAATTGTTCCTGCAATGATGGAAGAATTTGGGTACAAATCTGTAATGCAGGTGCCTAAATTGGAAAAAATCATCTTATCTCAAGGATTAGGTGATGCTACTGCAGACAAAAAGATCATTGATTATGCTGTAGAAGAACTTACAAACATTACTGGTCAAAAGGCCGTAGGTACTATCTCTAAGAAAGACGAAGCTGCTTTCAAATTGAGAAAAGGAATGCCTGTAGGAGCTAAAGTTACTTTAAGAGCGAATAAAATGTATGAGTTCTTAGACAGACTTACTTCTTCTGCTTTACCACGTATTAGAGATTTTTCTGGTATCAAAGCTGATGGTTTCGATGGTAGAGGTAATTATAACTTAGGTATTACTGAGCAAATTATCTTCCCTGAGATCGTAATCGACAAAGTGAAAAAAATCCAAGGGATGGACATCACTTTCGTTACAACTGCGAAAACAGATAAAGAAGCGAAAGCATTATTAACTCACTTCGGTTTACCATTTAAAAAGAACTAA
- a CDS encoding DNA-directed RNA polymerase subunit alpha has translation MAILQFIKPDKVILLNSDEFKGQFEFRPLEPGFGLTIGNALRRVLLSSLEGYAISSIKIEGVEHEFSTIPGVIEDVTEIILNLKQVRLKSIAENQSNEQVVAKVSGQTIITAGDLGKSINGFEILNPELVICNLNSDVTFEITFNIEKGRGYVPSEQNKSNNAPVGTIAIDSIFTPIKKVQYSIENYRVEQKTDYEKLVLDIETDGSISPQNALTEASKILIYHFMLFSDERITLETEAVKASIQYDEETLHTRQLLKSKLADMDLSVRALNCLKAAEVETLGELVSYSKSDLMKFRNFGKKSLTELEELVHSKGLNFGFDVAKYKLDADK, from the coding sequence ATGGCAATTTTACAATTCATAAAACCCGATAAAGTAATTTTACTTAACTCTGATGAATTTAAAGGTCAATTTGAATTCAGACCTTTAGAACCAGGTTTCGGGCTTACAATAGGTAATGCTTTGAGAAGAGTGTTGCTTTCTTCTCTGGAAGGATATGCTATTTCATCTATCAAAATAGAAGGTGTAGAGCACGAATTTTCAACTATTCCAGGAGTAATCGAAGATGTTACCGAAATTATTCTTAACCTTAAGCAGGTAAGATTAAAATCTATAGCGGAAAACCAGTCCAACGAGCAGGTTGTTGCTAAGGTTTCTGGTCAAACGATTATTACTGCTGGAGATTTAGGTAAATCAATCAACGGATTTGAGATCTTGAATCCTGAGTTGGTGATTTGCAACCTGAACAGTGATGTAACTTTCGAAATTACTTTCAATATAGAAAAGGGTAGAGGGTATGTTCCTTCTGAACAAAATAAGTCAAACAATGCACCTGTAGGTACTATTGCTATTGACTCTATTTTCACTCCAATTAAGAAAGTGCAGTACAGTATTGAAAATTATCGTGTAGAGCAAAAAACAGACTACGAAAAACTTGTATTAGATATAGAAACTGATGGTTCCATCAGTCCTCAAAATGCTTTGACAGAAGCTTCTAAGATATTAATTTATCACTTCATGTTGTTCTCTGATGAGAGAATCACGCTTGAAACAGAAGCTGTAAAAGCATCTATCCAATATGACGAAGAAACTCTTCACACAAGACAACTTCTTAAATCTAAACTAGCAGATATGGATCTTTCAGTAAGAGCTCTGAACTGTTTGAAGGCTGCAGAAGTTGAAACGTTAGGAGAATTAGTTTCTTACAGTAAGTCTGATTTGATGAAATTCAGAAATTTTGGTAAAAAATCTTTGACAGAACTAGAAGAATTAGTGCATTCAAAAGGTCTTAACTTCGGTTTCGACGTTGCAAAATATAAGTTAGACGCTGATAAATAA
- the rpmJ gene encoding 50S ribosomal protein L36 → MKVRASIKKRSADCKIVRRKGVLFVINKKNPKFKQRQG, encoded by the coding sequence ATGAAAGTTAGAGCATCAATTAAGAAAAGAAGCGCTGATTGCAAAATTGTACGCAGAAAAGGTGTACTTTTTGTGATCAACAAGAAGAACCCAAAATTTAAACAAAGACAAGGCTAA
- the rpsM gene encoding 30S ribosomal protein S13 — protein MARIAGIDLPKNKRGVIGLTYIYGVGRSTSSEILKAAGISEDKKVNEWNDDELAAIRTYISENIKVEGELRSEVQLNIKRLMDIGCQRGIRHRLGLPLRGQRTKNNSRTRKGKRKTVANKKKASK, from the coding sequence ATGGCGAGAATTGCAGGTATTGATTTACCAAAAAACAAAAGAGGCGTTATCGGTTTAACTTATATTTATGGGGTGGGAAGAAGTACTTCTTCTGAAATCCTTAAAGCTGCCGGTATCAGCGAAGACAAGAAAGTCAACGAATGGAATGACGATGAATTGGCTGCAATTAGAACTTATATCTCTGAAAACATTAAAGTAGAAGGAGAATTACGTTCTGAAGTGCAATTGAACATCAAGAGATTGATGGACATAGGATGCCAACGAGGAATACGTCACAGACTAGGACTACCTTTAAGAGGCCAGAGAACGAAAAACAACTCTAGAACCCGTAAAGGAAAGAGAAAAACTGTTGCTAACAAGAAAAAAGCTAGTAAATAA
- the rpsN gene encoding 30S ribosomal protein S14, which yields MAKESMKARERKREALVAKYADKRKALKEAGDYEALQKLPKNASPVRLHNRCKLTGRPRGYMRTFGISRVTFREMANNGLIPGVKKASW from the coding sequence ATGGCTAAAGAATCAATGAAAGCGCGTGAGCGCAAAAGAGAAGCACTAGTTGCTAAATACGCTGACAAAAGAAAAGCTTTAAAAGAAGCTGGTGATTATGAAGCACTTCAGAAATTACCTAAAAATGCTTCTCCTGTAAGATTACACAACAGATGTAAACTAACAGGTAGACCAAGAGGATACATGAGAACGTTCGGAATTTCCAGAGTAACTTTCAGAGAAATGGCAAACAACGGTCTTATCCCAGGAGTTAAAAAGGCTAGTTGGTAA
- the rpsD gene encoding 30S ribosomal protein S4, producing MARYIGPKTKIARKFGAAIYGDDKNFEKRKNQPPGQHGPNKRRGAKKSEYAVQLAEKQKAKYTYGILERQFANLFDKAHRSKGVTGEVLLQLCESRLDNVVYRLGFAKTRAGARQLVSHRHITVNGELVNIPSYLLKAGDVIAVREKSKSLEVVTDALAYKANYEWLQFNDEKKEGTFVSAPERIQIPEEIKEQLIVELYSK from the coding sequence ATGGCAAGATATATTGGACCTAAAACTAAGATTGCTAGAAAGTTTGGTGCTGCAATCTACGGAGATGATAAAAACTTCGAGAAAAGAAAAAACCAACCGCCAGGACAACACGGTCCTAACAAAAGAAGAGGTGCTAAGAAATCAGAATATGCAGTTCAGTTAGCTGAAAAACAAAAAGCTAAATATACTTATGGTATTTTAGAAAGACAGTTTGCAAACTTATTCGATAAAGCACACAGAAGTAAAGGTGTAACAGGTGAAGTTCTATTACAACTTTGCGAATCTAGATTGGATAACGTAGTATACAGATTAGGTTTTGCTAAAACCAGAGCTGGTGCTAGACAATTGGTTTCTCACAGACACATCACTGTGAATGGAGAACTGGTAAACATTCCATCTTATTTGCTTAAAGCTGGTGATGTAATTGCAGTAAGAGAAAAGTCTAAGTCTCTTGAAGTAGTTACTGATGCATTAGCTTATAAAGCAAACTATGAGTGGTTACAATTCAACGATGAGAAGAAAGAAGGTACTTTCGTATCTGCGCCTGAAAGAATCCAGATTCCGGAGGAGATCAAGGAACAGCTTATCGTCGAACTTTACTCTAAATAA